Proteins co-encoded in one Medicago truncatula cultivar Jemalong A17 chromosome 8, MtrunA17r5.0-ANR, whole genome shotgun sequence genomic window:
- the LOC112417045 gene encoding uncharacterized protein has translation MSGAQEDVCIWDYQQGGKNSHLKAKKLIDEIRYWFTQSNGETVHDYAMLERRQINASNRDLSYSPTQSKLAMIMSLPAQEAATFKIILLQQFRSENICSNNSTYNSDIERKLVSIHSYYCLDTEQHIYTYPIIIHCGVC, from the exons ATGTCAGGAGCTCAAGAAGATGTCTGCATATG GGATTACCAACAAGGTGGCAAAAACTCTCACCTCAAAGCTAAAAAACTCATTGACGAAATCCGTTATTGGTTCACTCAATCCAATG GTGAAACAGTACATGATTACGCAATGTTGGAACGGAGGCAAATTAATGCCTCTAATAGGGATTTGAGCTATAGCCCTACACAGTCTAAGTTAGCAATGATAATGTCCCTGCCTGCACAAGAGGCAGCCACATTTAAAATTATCCTCTTGCAGCAGTTCCGGAGTGAAAATATTTGCAGCAACAATTCTACTTATAACTCTGACATAGAGAGAAAATTAGTTAGTAttcat TCTTATTATTGTCTAGATACTGAGCAACATATCTATACATATCCCATCATCATACACTGTGGAGTATGCTGA